In Mangrovivirga cuniculi, the following proteins share a genomic window:
- a CDS encoding type II toxin-antitoxin system Phd/YefM family antitoxin: protein MKVINYTDLRGNLKKWLDLVVDDVEELIIKRKNNKDLVLISLEEYNSLKETSYLLSGKNRDVLMKSVNEAKDGNTETHDLIEE, encoded by the coding sequence ATGAAAGTAATTAACTATACTGACTTAAGGGGTAACCTAAAAAAATGGCTGGACTTAGTCGTTGATGATGTTGAAGAATTAATAATAAAGAGAAAGAATAATAAAGACCTGGTTTTAATTTCTCTGGAGGAATATAATTCCTTAAAAGAAACAAGTTATTTGCTTTCTGGTAAAAACAGGGATGTTTTGATGAAATCAGTAAATGAGGCCAAAGATGGTAATACTGAAACTCATGACTTAATAGAAGAATGA
- a CDS encoding DUF2179 domain-containing protein: protein MDFAAVLGISQEVFEFVVLPVIIFLARIIDVPLNTLRVIYMLQGKRGLSTALGFLEALIWLIAISQIMQHLSNPISYIAYAGGFAAGIYVGMGIEEKLAIGNVVIRIITQRNASKLLKALKSKDYKFTEVEAHGSKGEVSVIFVIASRKQLHELEGLIKDNNPKAFMTVEGVKSVKEFDEMMEAPIPKSFLKSPFLKVK, encoded by the coding sequence ATGGATTTTGCAGCAGTTCTAGGTATCAGTCAGGAAGTGTTTGAATTTGTGGTCCTCCCGGTGATCATATTTCTGGCAAGAATTATCGATGTGCCCTTAAATACTTTGAGAGTGATATACATGCTCCAGGGGAAAAGAGGGTTGTCAACAGCACTTGGATTTTTAGAAGCCTTGATCTGGTTGATAGCAATTAGTCAGATCATGCAGCATTTGTCAAATCCGATATCCTATATCGCTTACGCAGGTGGTTTTGCAGCAGGAATTTATGTTGGGATGGGAATCGAGGAAAAACTTGCTATAGGAAATGTAGTGATCAGGATTATAACCCAGCGAAATGCCTCAAAATTATTGAAAGCTCTAAAATCAAAAGATTATAAATTCACTGAAGTCGAGGCCCATGGCAGCAAAGGCGAGGTAAGTGTTATTTTCGTTATAGCCAGCCGAAAGCAACTTCATGAGTTGGAAGGATTAATCAAGGATAACAATCCAAAAGCTTTTATGACAGTGGAGGGAGTAAAGAGCGTTAAAGAATTTGACGAAATGATGGAAGCTCCAATCCCAAAGTCTTTCTTAAAGAGTCCGTTTTTGAAGGTGAAGTGA
- the rlmN gene encoding 23S rRNA (adenine(2503)-C(2))-methyltransferase RlmN yields the protein MAVVKKKDIRSLKPDELKKVFVENGEKAFRAKQVHEWLWKKSARTFDEMTNLSKDLREWLKEQFVINPVTIANQQKSNDGTIKIGFKLHDGHLVEGVLIPTSKRITACISSQVGCSLSCAFCATGFLDRKRNIEAAEIYDQVVLIRQLAEELYDRPLTNIVYMGMGEPLLNYSHVFKSAEYVTAEYGLNMASKRITVSTAGIPKMIKKLADDDAKFNLALSLHAANDEKRDKIMPINESNTLEALADSLKYYYEKTKMMVTYEYIVFNNFNDSLEDAEELYQFTKVVPSKVNIIEYNPIDQADFVNTEEDKLDKFAAYLERKGVNVNVRRSRGKDIDAACGQLANKGHKETA from the coding sequence ATGGCAGTAGTGAAGAAAAAGGATATCAGGTCGTTAAAGCCTGACGAACTAAAAAAAGTTTTTGTTGAAAACGGGGAGAAAGCCTTCAGAGCTAAGCAGGTTCATGAATGGTTATGGAAAAAGTCTGCCCGTACTTTTGACGAAATGACTAACCTATCGAAAGACCTTCGCGAATGGCTGAAAGAGCAATTCGTAATTAACCCGGTCACCATTGCTAACCAGCAAAAAAGTAATGACGGGACGATCAAAATCGGATTCAAACTTCACGATGGCCATTTAGTAGAAGGAGTACTGATTCCAACATCCAAAAGAATCACTGCCTGTATTTCTTCACAAGTGGGTTGTTCTCTTTCATGTGCATTTTGTGCTACCGGATTTCTTGATCGAAAGAGAAATATCGAAGCTGCTGAAATTTATGATCAGGTAGTGCTGATCAGGCAACTGGCGGAAGAATTGTATGATCGCCCATTAACGAATATTGTTTATATGGGAATGGGTGAGCCTCTTTTAAATTATAGCCATGTATTCAAATCTGCCGAATACGTTACCGCAGAATATGGTTTAAACATGGCCTCAAAAAGAATTACAGTTTCAACTGCCGGTATCCCCAAAATGATCAAAAAACTCGCAGATGATGATGCGAAATTTAATCTTGCCCTGTCTCTTCATGCAGCGAATGATGAAAAGCGGGATAAGATCATGCCGATCAATGAGTCGAATACTCTTGAAGCCCTGGCAGATTCATTGAAATACTATTACGAAAAGACCAAAATGATGGTCACGTATGAATATATCGTTTTTAACAATTTTAATGATAGCCTTGAAGATGCAGAAGAACTTTACCAGTTCACTAAGGTCGTTCCTTCTAAAGTAAACATCATTGAATACAATCCGATCGACCAGGCTGACTTCGTAAATACCGAAGAGGACAAGCTCGATAAGTTTGCTGCCTACCTGGAGCGTAAAGGTGTCAATGTAAATGTACGAAGAAGTCGTGGTAAAGATATTGACGCAGCATGCGGACAGCTGGCAAATAAAGGCCACAAAGAAACTGCCTGA
- a CDS encoding membrane dipeptidase gives MQKLPVVDFHCDLLSYLLHVQDMPALSYDALEQTDDIGASLPAMEAGKVKVQTCAIFTAPGDDSVVNAFRQARILFELFQRDFPFKKWKGKFRKKNITLIPAIEGASGLCLEKGDAEVQTEMNLLAMKQWIGTPLYVSMTHHGENRFGGGNKAQGIGLKEDGETLLEILAKYGICIDLSHSSYQLAEDIINYKEKKGLDLRVIASHSNFREVYEHDRNLTDEHAKYIIQNNGIIGITYLRDYMHKEKPEYYLEHIEHGIKLGGENYLVQGADFFYWADYEPERHPLFFPDLADSSKFPKVTKKIAKEFGADFAERYMNKTGMQFLSENYIG, from the coding sequence ATGCAAAAATTACCTGTAGTCGATTTTCACTGTGATCTGTTAAGTTACCTTTTACACGTTCAGGATATGCCTGCATTATCTTATGATGCATTAGAGCAAACTGATGATATTGGGGCTTCTCTTCCTGCAATGGAAGCCGGGAAAGTGAAAGTGCAGACCTGTGCGATCTTTACCGCCCCGGGTGATGATAGCGTGGTCAATGCTTTCAGGCAGGCAAGAATCCTGTTTGAGCTCTTTCAAAGAGATTTTCCCTTTAAAAAATGGAAAGGTAAATTCAGAAAGAAGAATATCACGTTGATTCCGGCGATAGAAGGAGCTTCAGGTTTATGCCTGGAAAAAGGTGATGCGGAAGTACAAACGGAAATGAACCTGCTGGCTATGAAACAATGGATCGGAACCCCCTTGTATGTGTCAATGACTCATCATGGAGAAAACAGGTTTGGTGGTGGCAACAAGGCCCAGGGCATCGGTTTAAAAGAAGATGGTGAAACGCTGCTGGAAATTTTAGCAAAGTATGGCATTTGCATTGACCTCTCACATTCCAGCTATCAGCTTGCTGAAGATATTATAAACTATAAAGAAAAAAAAGGCCTTGATCTGAGGGTAATAGCTTCCCATTCAAATTTTCGGGAAGTCTATGAACACGACCGAAATCTGACCGATGAGCATGCTAAATATATCATTCAAAATAACGGGATAATCGGTATCACCTATCTAAGGGATTACATGCACAAAGAAAAGCCCGAATATTATTTAGAGCATATTGAGCATGGAATTAAATTAGGCGGGGAAAACTACCTGGTTCAGGGAGCGGATTTCTTTTATTGGGCAGATTATGAACCTGAAAGACATCCATTGTTTTTTCCTGACCTGGCAGATTCATCTAAGTTTCCGAAAGTGACTAAGAAAATCGCAAAGGAATTCGGGGCAGACTTTGCCGAACGCTATATGAATAAAACCGGGATGCAGTTTCTTTCTGAAAATTATATTGGATAA
- a CDS encoding 1,4-dihydroxy-2-naphthoyl-CoA synthase: MSKINWKTVKEYEDITYKKCDGVARIAFNRPDVRNAFRPKTVGELFEAFLDAREDTSIGVVLLSGEGPSSKDGKWAFCSGGDQNARGHQGYVDDDGMPRLNILEVQRLMRFMPKVVIAVVPGWAVGGGHSLHVTCDLTLASKENAIFKQTDADVTSFDGGYGSAYLAKMVGQKRAREIFFLGRNYSAQEAYDMGMVNAVIPHEELEDTAYQWAQEILEKSPTSIKMLKFAFNLTDDGMVGQQVFAGEATRLAYMTEEAKEGRNAFLEKRKPDFKDIKWIP, encoded by the coding sequence ATGAGTAAAATAAACTGGAAAACCGTAAAGGAATACGAGGATATAACTTATAAAAAATGTGATGGCGTTGCTCGTATCGCATTCAACCGGCCTGATGTGAGAAATGCCTTCAGACCAAAGACTGTGGGTGAATTATTTGAGGCTTTTCTTGATGCAAGGGAAGATACTTCTATTGGAGTAGTTCTTCTATCAGGTGAAGGTCCTTCTTCAAAAGATGGTAAATGGGCATTCTGTAGTGGTGGAGATCAAAATGCACGGGGTCACCAGGGATATGTTGATGATGACGGAATGCCACGACTTAATATCCTGGAAGTTCAGCGATTAATGCGATTTATGCCTAAAGTAGTTATCGCTGTAGTACCGGGCTGGGCTGTTGGAGGTGGTCATAGTCTTCACGTAACATGCGACCTGACCCTTGCCAGTAAAGAAAATGCAATATTTAAACAAACCGATGCTGACGTAACTTCTTTTGACGGTGGTTATGGTTCTGCATACCTGGCAAAAATGGTAGGCCAGAAGAGGGCGAGAGAGATTTTCTTCCTCGGTCGTAATTATTCTGCACAGGAAGCATACGATATGGGAATGGTCAATGCCGTGATTCCTCATGAAGAATTAGAGGATACGGCTTATCAGTGGGCACAGGAGATCCTGGAGAAATCACCTACTTCGATCAAGATGTTGAAATTTGCTTTTAACCTGACTGATGATGGAATGGTTGGACAGCAGGTATTTGCCGGTGAGGCTACCAGGCTTGCATATATGACTGAAGAAGCCAAGGAAGGTCGTAATGCATTTCTTGAGAAAAGAAAGCCTGATTTTAAAGATATCAAGTGGATTCCATAA
- the kynU gene encoding kynureninase, which translates to MNYEATLEFAHKMDREDALSRFRDEYHIPKVNGQPSIYFCGNSLGLQPKRTQEYLEHEMKQWREMGVEGHFEGDTPWYESHARSKPALSKILGAKEHEIVAMNNLTTNLHLMMVSFYKPEGKRTKIIMEGGAFPSDMYAVESQVKFHGLNPENHVIEVSPREGEYLIRHEDIIEQIEKHGDEIAMVLFPGIQYYTGQVFDMKSITEAGHKAGAKVGFDLAHAAGNIIMKLHDWDVDCATWCSYKYMNSGPGNVSGLYVHERYADDNELPRFAGWWGHDQDERFQMLKGFKPMHGADGWQLANQNVLALAAHQAALSLFEEAGIKNLREKSVKLTGYLEFMLNGLNDSVDEPIVEIITSSKPEERGCQLSLFVHKGGKELFKKLQEGGLIADWREPNVIRLAPTPMYNSFEDVYRLVTLMEKVFKQF; encoded by the coding sequence ATGAATTACGAAGCTACCCTCGAATTTGCTCATAAAATGGATCGTGAAGATGCTCTTTCGCGATTCAGGGATGAATACCATATACCAAAAGTCAATGGACAGCCTTCTATTTATTTTTGCGGTAACAGCCTGGGCTTACAACCAAAAAGAACTCAGGAATACCTTGAACATGAAATGAAGCAGTGGCGTGAGATGGGTGTCGAAGGACACTTTGAAGGGGATACTCCATGGTATGAAAGCCATGCCAGGTCAAAACCTGCTTTGAGTAAGATCCTCGGTGCAAAAGAGCACGAGATCGTAGCGATGAATAACCTTACTACTAATCTTCACCTGATGATGGTTTCCTTTTATAAACCTGAAGGAAAAAGAACCAAGATCATCATGGAGGGTGGAGCTTTCCCATCGGATATGTATGCAGTGGAAAGCCAGGTGAAATTTCACGGACTGAATCCTGAAAATCACGTGATCGAAGTGAGCCCTCGAGAAGGAGAATACCTGATCAGGCACGAGGACATCATTGAACAAATAGAAAAACATGGAGATGAAATAGCCATGGTATTATTTCCGGGCATTCAGTATTATACCGGACAGGTTTTTGATATGAAATCAATTACCGAAGCCGGTCATAAAGCTGGAGCTAAAGTTGGGTTTGACCTTGCTCATGCTGCTGGAAATATCATCATGAAACTTCATGACTGGGATGTTGACTGTGCTACCTGGTGTTCTTACAAATATATGAATAGTGGCCCCGGAAATGTATCGGGGTTATACGTCCATGAGCGATATGCTGACGACAACGAACTTCCGCGTTTTGCCGGATGGTGGGGACATGATCAGGATGAGCGTTTCCAGATGCTCAAAGGTTTTAAGCCCATGCACGGGGCAGATGGCTGGCAACTTGCCAATCAGAACGTTCTTGCCCTTGCTGCTCACCAGGCAGCACTAAGTTTATTTGAAGAAGCAGGAATTAAGAATCTCAGGGAGAAAAGCGTTAAGCTGACCGGCTACCTGGAATTTATGCTAAATGGCCTTAATGACTCAGTTGATGAGCCAATAGTTGAGATCATCACTTCATCTAAGCCCGAAGAAAGAGGTTGTCAGTTGTCTTTATTTGTTCATAAAGGAGGCAAAGAGTTGTTTAAGAAACTTCAGGAAGGTGGTCTAATAGCAGATTGGCGCGAACCTAATGTGATCAGACTCGCGCCAACGCCAATGTATAATTCGTTTGAAGATGTTTATCGACTGGTAACTCTTATGGAAAAAGTTTTCAAGCAGTTCTAA
- a CDS encoding MltF family protein, giving the protein MGKYVLFLSVLFLSITFYSCRQSGVKQNTVSKDSANSIQVVNLDLPTIKRRGVLRAVVDNSSTGYFIYRGKPMGYEYELLQRLAKDMDIKLEIRISDSIEEAFDMLNSGKVDIIAYNLSVTKERKKYATFTEHHSIERQVLVQRKPDNWRKLKWHQIENKLVREPLELIGKKVYVRSSSAYLTRLQNLSEEIGDDIFIVEAETGTTTEDLIRSVANGEIDYTIADENMAKANATYYPGIDVKTAVSFPQRISWAVRRNADSLETTINQWVRKMRKTNDYYVIYRKYFENPKYNRKWVKSEYASFSSEKLSPYDDQFKKGAEEIGWDWLLVASVAYQESRFNPNVTSWAGAHGLFQLLPETAKAYGVTDTFNPAENIKAGIAHLEWLDNYWEDRVADSVERKKFILASYNIGQGHILDARRLARKYGADPEVWEDNVEKYLLLKSQPKYHQDEVVRNGYCRGTETVAYVRNIMELYEQYQQIYNDSTKLERVAMRN; this is encoded by the coding sequence TTGGGAAAGTATGTATTATTTTTATCTGTATTATTTTTGTCAATCACTTTTTACTCTTGCAGACAATCAGGAGTAAAGCAGAATACTGTATCCAAAGACAGCGCTAATTCCATCCAGGTTGTTAATCTCGATCTTCCCACAATTAAAAGAAGGGGAGTGTTACGTGCTGTTGTAGATAATAGCTCAACGGGTTATTTCATCTACAGGGGTAAACCGATGGGATATGAATACGAACTCCTTCAGCGTCTCGCTAAGGACATGGATATCAAATTAGAGATTAGAATTTCTGATAGCATTGAGGAGGCATTTGATATGCTCAACAGTGGTAAGGTAGATATTATTGCCTATAATCTTTCTGTTACTAAAGAAAGAAAAAAATATGCCACCTTTACTGAGCATCATTCAATAGAAAGACAGGTGCTTGTTCAGCGGAAACCTGATAACTGGCGTAAACTTAAATGGCATCAGATCGAAAATAAGCTCGTTCGTGAGCCTTTAGAACTGATCGGTAAGAAAGTCTATGTGAGAAGTAGCAGCGCTTACCTGACTCGTCTCCAGAACCTTTCTGAAGAAATCGGTGACGATATCTTTATAGTCGAAGCAGAAACCGGCACTACTACGGAAGATCTTATCAGAAGTGTAGCTAACGGAGAGATCGACTATACCATCGCTGATGAGAACATGGCGAAAGCTAATGCCACTTATTACCCGGGTATCGATGTCAAGACTGCTGTCAGTTTTCCACAACGCATCTCATGGGCAGTGAGAAGAAATGCTGACTCCCTGGAAACGACTATCAATCAATGGGTGAGAAAAATGCGGAAAACCAACGATTACTATGTCATCTACAGGAAGTATTTCGAAAATCCGAAATATAATCGTAAATGGGTGAAAAGTGAGTACGCTTCTTTCTCCAGTGAAAAGCTTTCTCCTTATGATGATCAATTTAAAAAAGGAGCTGAGGAAATTGGCTGGGACTGGCTGCTCGTGGCATCAGTCGCATACCAGGAGTCGAGATTTAATCCGAATGTAACCTCATGGGCCGGGGCTCATGGCTTATTTCAGCTATTACCTGAGACCGCAAAAGCATATGGAGTTACAGATACATTTAATCCTGCTGAAAATATAAAGGCTGGAATAGCTCACCTTGAGTGGCTTGATAATTACTGGGAAGATCGCGTAGCTGATAGTGTCGAAAGGAAAAAATTTATCCTTGCCTCATACAATATTGGTCAGGGACACATCTTAGACGCCAGAAGGCTTGCCCGTAAATACGGGGCTGATCCTGAAGTATGGGAAGACAACGTAGAAAAGTATCTATTACTAAAGTCACAGCCTAAATATCACCAGGACGAGGTGGTAAGAAATGGCTACTGCCGTGGAACTGAGACAGTAGCCTATGTGAGAAATATTATGGAACTATACGAACAGTATCAACAGATCTATAACGATTCAACTAAGCTTGAGCGAGTCGCAATGAGAAATTAG
- a CDS encoding alkaline phosphatase family protein produces the protein MRLLFLLFLIPGFIYSQSDTVTILISYDGFRHDYVEKFDLENFKELIKEGVAADGIIPSYPSKTFSNHYSIVTGLEPGHHGLPANTFYNRELGKLYQIRDKDVVTDGRFYSGLPIWCYAQQNGLKTASFFWVGSEASIDGCKPDYVRPYNHSLSNKARIDGMIEWLNLPKDERPRLILGYFSTMDDFGHKYGPNAPETHKAAEKLDKELGYFREKIKESGIPVNLILVSDHGMEDLSDYEPIYIDFESKAFKGKYVVLNAGPFAYVYFIDQKTSVKKAKRELSESINHDKLIFEVPQKYKSFKGEKKPWTPDLIITAPKKHIFLDSERKDEFPNGFERGGTHGFTSDMKSMQGIFYANGPSFKHGEKIKSFQNIHIFSLLVNILSLEPYEFIDGNDFLLEKTLNQEQ, from the coding sequence ATGCGTTTATTGTTTTTATTATTTCTTATTCCGGGATTTATTTATTCCCAATCCGATACAGTAACCATCCTTATTTCTTATGATGGGTTTCGTCACGATTACGTTGAAAAATTTGATCTTGAAAATTTTAAGGAACTGATCAAAGAAGGGGTTGCTGCTGATGGAATAATCCCATCTTATCCTTCAAAAACATTTTCTAATCATTACTCCATTGTAACGGGACTCGAACCCGGTCACCACGGGCTACCCGCCAATACTTTTTATAACCGGGAACTGGGAAAACTATATCAAATAAGAGATAAGGATGTCGTGACTGATGGGCGATTTTATTCCGGACTTCCAATTTGGTGTTATGCCCAGCAAAATGGATTAAAAACCGCCTCATTTTTCTGGGTCGGGTCTGAGGCTTCTATTGATGGTTGTAAACCTGACTATGTACGCCCTTATAATCACAGTCTATCTAACAAGGCAAGGATAGATGGAATGATCGAATGGCTTAACTTACCCAAGGATGAACGCCCAAGGCTGATTCTGGGATATTTTAGCACAATGGATGACTTTGGTCACAAGTATGGACCAAACGCCCCTGAAACTCATAAAGCTGCTGAAAAACTTGATAAAGAACTGGGCTATTTCAGGGAAAAGATCAAAGAATCCGGTATTCCGGTCAATCTCATACTGGTTTCTGATCACGGAATGGAAGACTTAAGCGACTATGAACCTATTTATATAGATTTTGAAAGTAAAGCCTTTAAAGGTAAATATGTGGTTTTAAACGCCGGGCCTTTTGCTTATGTGTACTTTATTGATCAAAAAACTTCCGTTAAAAAAGCAAAAAGAGAGCTTTCTGAATCGATTAATCACGATAAGCTGATTTTTGAGGTGCCCCAAAAGTATAAATCCTTTAAGGGAGAAAAAAAGCCCTGGACTCCTGATCTGATCATTACGGCTCCAAAAAAACACATTTTTCTCGATTCTGAAAGAAAAGATGAGTTTCCAAATGGTTTTGAAAGAGGGGGAACCCATGGTTTTACCTCTGATATGAAGAGTATGCAAGGAATTTTCTATGCAAACGGACCATCTTTCAAACATGGAGAAAAAATAAAATCATTCCAGAATATTCATATATTTTCTTTGTTAGTTAATATTTTGTCCCTTGAACCATATGAATTTATCGATGGAAATGACTTTCTTCTCGAAAAAACTTTAAACCAAGAGCAATAA
- a CDS encoding TonB-dependent receptor, with translation MIKRLLVLAFVFASLTAFGQTGKITGKLIDSETGEGLLGANVVVAGTTTGAIADLDGNFTIDNVPAGDKTLDISYIGYETKKIDVTVPEGGTVNVGTIKLELAAVGLSEVQVIASVAVDRKTPVAVSTIKSKEIQQKVGNQEFPEILRNTPSIYVTKQGGGFGDSRINVRGFDQRNVAVMINGIPVNDMENGWVYWSNWAGLSDVTSSMQVQRGLGASKLAVPSVGGSINIITNAAEMDKGGNASVSFGNDGYQKYGLMYSTGLMENGFALSVQGTHTRGDGYVDGTQFRGWSYFLSMAKVFNEKHSLHFTAFGAPQQHNQRAFANPYSAYQEYGIRYNSEWGYLDGEEFSMEDNFYHKPQISLNHYWDINKRTSLSTSTYVSFGRGGGSGERGEINDSEYYQLPKTENGLLRIDDIVAWNQGESVPDFGDDNTTWLGPDNDPNYSGPFAGQYVENARSGPGIFKRASMNEHNWYGVISNLTHQINDNWNFVGGLDFRHYRGLHYRRVEDLMGLDATYDIYDRNNPSRYITAEGRDDDNVIFYNNVGVVSWLGLYSQIEYTKDKISAFASFSGSNQGFRRIDYFNYLDSDPEQKTDWQNFLGGTVKAGVNYLINDHHNVYMNGGYFSRQPIFDNVFPTFDNTINDDAANQSVNALEIGYGFRSKMFSANLNLYRTQWGNRQFSITRVDFDNDGDDNDRAIFDDVEQLHQGIELDFTANPVKGLSINGMVSLGDWVYSNNFEALVLNEANEVIGSDVSLFMEDVKVADAAQTTFSIGATYEIIRGAKIYANYFYADDVYARFDLEDFTEPGNQVWEIPSYGLMDAGFSYNFNINKLDFTWTFNVNNLLNEEYISEAFTNNLTDDPSRVIPGTANADISNRVYFGWGRSWNTGLKMRF, from the coding sequence ATGATTAAACGTTTACTCGTTTTAGCATTCGTGTTTGCCTCACTAACCGCATTCGGGCAGACCGGAAAAATCACCGGAAAGCTGATTGACAGTGAAACCGGAGAAGGGTTGCTTGGTGCCAATGTAGTTGTTGCAGGAACTACTACAGGTGCTATAGCAGACCTTGATGGTAATTTCACAATTGATAATGTTCCAGCGGGAGATAAAACCCTTGATATTTCTTATATAGGGTATGAAACTAAAAAAATTGATGTAACAGTACCAGAAGGAGGAACTGTAAATGTCGGGACAATTAAACTCGAACTTGCAGCAGTAGGATTAAGTGAAGTACAGGTAATAGCTTCAGTTGCTGTAGATAGAAAAACTCCTGTTGCTGTTTCTACTATTAAGTCAAAAGAAATCCAGCAAAAAGTTGGAAACCAGGAATTTCCTGAAATACTTAGAAATACACCTTCTATTTATGTAACAAAACAAGGTGGTGGATTTGGAGATTCTAGAATTAACGTAAGAGGATTTGATCAGAGAAACGTAGCAGTGATGATCAACGGTATTCCGGTTAATGATATGGAAAACGGTTGGGTTTATTGGTCAAATTGGGCTGGATTATCTGATGTAACTTCTTCAATGCAGGTTCAAAGAGGTCTTGGAGCATCAAAACTAGCAGTACCTTCTGTAGGTGGGTCAATTAACATAATTACAAACGCAGCCGAAATGGATAAGGGAGGGAATGCTTCTGTGTCTTTCGGTAATGATGGGTATCAAAAATATGGTTTAATGTATTCTACTGGCCTTATGGAAAATGGCTTTGCATTATCGGTACAGGGGACACATACAAGAGGTGATGGATATGTAGATGGAACGCAATTTAGAGGTTGGTCTTATTTTTTATCAATGGCCAAAGTTTTTAATGAAAAGCACTCTTTACATTTCACAGCATTTGGAGCTCCACAGCAACACAATCAACGAGCATTTGCAAACCCATATTCTGCATATCAGGAATATGGGATAAGGTATAATTCGGAATGGGGATACCTAGATGGAGAAGAATTTAGCATGGAAGATAATTTTTATCATAAACCACAAATTTCATTAAATCATTATTGGGATATAAATAAAAGAACTTCATTATCTACTTCGACATATGTATCCTTCGGAAGAGGTGGAGGATCTGGTGAAAGAGGAGAAATTAATGATTCTGAATATTATCAATTGCCAAAGACAGAAAACGGACTATTAAGGATTGATGATATAGTTGCATGGAATCAAGGTGAGTCTGTTCCAGATTTTGGTGATGATAATACGACTTGGTTAGGGCCTGATAATGACCCTAATTATAGTGGTCCTTTTGCAGGGCAGTATGTTGAAAATGCAAGAAGTGGCCCAGGTATTTTCAAAAGGGCATCAATGAATGAACATAATTGGTATGGAGTCATTTCAAACTTAACCCATCAAATTAATGATAATTGGAATTTTGTTGGAGGGTTGGATTTTAGACATTATAGAGGATTACACTATAGGAGAGTAGAAGACTTAATGGGGCTTGATGCAACTTATGATATTTACGATAGAAATAACCCTTCTCGATATATTACAGCTGAGGGAAGAGATGATGATAATGTTATTTTCTATAATAACGTTGGGGTTGTATCTTGGTTAGGATTGTATTCTCAAATTGAATATACAAAAGATAAAATATCAGCATTCGCTTCATTTTCAGGCTCAAATCAAGGGTTTAGAAGAATAGATTATTTTAACTATCTAGATAGTGATCCTGAACAAAAAACCGACTGGCAAAATTTCTTAGGAGGAACAGTAAAAGCAGGAGTTAATTACCTCATAAATGATCATCATAATGTTTATATGAATGGAGGGTATTTTAGTCGTCAACCTATTTTCGATAACGTTTTCCCAACATTCGATAATACAATTAATGATGACGCGGCGAATCAGTCGGTTAATGCTTTGGAAATTGGATATGGTTTCAGAAGCAAGATGTTTTCTGCTAATTTAAACCTGTATAGAACCCAATGGGGTAATAGACAATTTAGTATAACTAGGGTTGATTTTGATAATGATGGTGATGATAATGATAGAGCAATATTTGATGATGTAGAACAATTACATCAGGGAATTGAATTAGACTTTACTGCTAATCCTGTAAAAGGATTAAGCATTAACGGAATGGTTTCTCTGGGTGATTGGGTTTATTCAAATAATTTTGAAGCGCTGGTTCTTAATGAAGCTAATGAAGTTATCGGATCAGATGTTAGCTTATTTATGGAAGATGTTAAAGTAGCTGATGCAGCCCAGACAACATTTTCAATTGGAGCTACCTATGAAATTATAAGAGGCGCAAAAATTTATGCTAATTATTTTTATGCTGATGATGTATATGCTCGATTTGATTTAGAGGATTTTACTGAACCAGGAAATCAGGTATGGGAAATTCCTTCATACGGATTAATGGATGCAGGTTTTTCTTATAATTTTAATATCAATAAGTTAGATTTTACCTGGACATTTAACGTCAATAACTTATTAAATGAGGAGTATATATCTGAAGCATTTACAAATAATTTGACAGATGATCCTTCTCGTGTTATACCAGGTACAGCAAATGCAGATATCTCAAATAGAGTTTATTTTGGCTGGGGTCGTTCTTGGAACACCGGACTGAAGATGAGATTCTAA